The sequence below is a genomic window from Anopheles cruzii chromosome 3, idAnoCruzAS_RS32_06, whole genome shotgun sequence.
acttaacGAGCGCACCGCGACtgcaatttatttaaatgttctcCCCGGCCGACGCTCGATACTGTGAATTCCGGTTTGCGTAGAAGCCAGGataagacaaaaaaaatgcacagTTCGAACGGCATGTGCATTGATGCGTTAGAAGCCCCGTTTACCGCGGTTACCACCAGCATGCGAAATGATAGTGGAAAATCTTCCAACCCAACAAAAAAGCGGCACGAATCaaacgaaccggaacgaacAGTCCATCATGGAGCcccgccaaccgaccgaaagcgTTCGGTGGTGGGGCCACGACGAGTCGAATTCCGGAAACGGATCCTTACACTGACGATCCATCGCAAGCACTCCGAAGCCGGTTCGAGTTCGAAAACAGTTCGCCCGCTCGTTGATGAAGCTCTGAATAAAGAAATAAGTTAGTGCAACCGTCAGGAACTCCAGTTTTAAATGTCCTAGCCTTTTTTCCCGCTTATCCGCGGTGCTGCACAACATGCACAACGATACAACAAAACCTTCGCTGAACCGGACGGGTCGTGTGTTGCAGCAAAATAATTAACGCTACCGACCGGCGGGCAACCTGATACCCGGCGTCAGCTCTAACGAGAACCCAGCCCGGCCGGCGAGTCGGAAGCCAGTCTAATGAGCTACGAGAGCCGTGCCGggagtaatttattttgcacgGAAAATTCCAGGTGACCATTAAACTAATTAAACGGACACCGAGCGAAGCCGGCGTGACTCGTCttaaccgccgccgccgcccaggaAACCTGCCGCATGCCGAAGGATATCCTTGAGCACAGGGGACGATTTCTTCTGGCTGGCCCAGAACGGACACTCGTTGGGCAGAAGGGCCGACTGGCAGAAAAAAGAGCATCCTGGTTATCCGCATCCACAGCTCTCTACTCGTCGCCCGTGCCACTGCCAAGAAGTGTTGCTTCGCCCGTGAGCTATGTCTTGGTCGAACGTAAAAAATATTGCACCGCATGAAACCATTTAGAGGATGCATCCTGCACACCCTTTTCAGCTTCCTTGACCGTAGCCCCGAAGGCAATTGCCGCGGCGTTCTGCTGCGCGGCAAGTGTCtctgtttttcatttcaccattTTCGCCCCCGGGCTCCGAGGGCTGCcgacggtggtgctggcggcggcggtgcaacACTGTCCTTATAATATTTCTATGAGCAGCAAACAACAGGAGTCGACAGGAGTCGACTCTTGGCGGCCAGCTGGGCTTGCCGtccgtgttttctttgctGTATCCTGTCGTTCCTTTTTAAAACGCTCTTTTCGCAACGCATCCGCACGGCTTATCGTGCCGGTCAGTAGCCTCGCAAGGATCCTCCTTACCGAAGCGGTTACGTTCGGGGGTCGTGGCTGCCAGAAGGGTGCCGCAAGGCGGAACCGAACTTGGCGGCGCCGAAGAGTTATGAGCAAGTTTCGCAAAGGTAACaacgccgacggtggcggcggtttcggtgcggcagttctgctgctgctgctccggaggtgaaataaaaaatctcaaataaataaaccaaaatggGCGGGATGTACGTTACTTGATTTACTGCACCGCAACTGTTGGCCAAGTCGCAGGCCGCTCGTGGAACTAGacgttaaaaataaaatgaaatgcgACTCGCCGTGCAGAAAAAGAATGCTTTGCAATGCTCTACTATGCTGAAGTATCATTTCactctgtgctgtgctgtgcggtgtgtgtaTTAATAATTTGCCATTTCGGGTGCCACGAAACACAGACACATAAATTATGTCGTGGCGCTAGTTGTTACAATCCCTGCGCAGCGGATGCCACACCGTTCGGTCGTTGGCACGGATTTTCACACCGGGCCGCACGAATGGAACCGAAGCAACAAAGCACGTGCTATATCAATTAGCACCTAGTGCTGACCGGTGCTGAATTTTGGGGTAATATTTGCGAAGTGACTCGGTCGGCTTCTGCGTCACGATAGCCTTGCGTATTGATCGGTGGGTCTTAGAAATAAATATGCCTTTATTTAATTGCTTTGAACATGGTGATTACTATATCTCCATTTTGACATTTCCATTTCGCATGCAATTGATGCTATTTGTGACAGATTTTCAAACGACCTTGTCATTGTGAATAAGATATttgaaaactttatttttataccAATCTGGAAGACAGCGAAATGTCACATTGAAATGTTACATTTAAACATTGAAAGAATACTTTTCATTACTAATACTTCAAGTTTTTAAGGTAAGGTATTCATTTCCCAATTCAACACTATTAACCTAAATATTGATAAGCAATATTTCCAAGCTAAACGGGTTCCAttgatgctgatggtgcgaacataaaataaatgatttaCAATCCCATCAGAAGCGACCCCTATTTTGTGACAGTTAACATAATGCTGTTTCTTACACTTGATCCCAGAACCAATCGCTGGTGCTATGGTGGCCCGGGGAGTTCGTTTTCGCTCGCCGCACACCTATCGCATAGTAAACGTCACGTatttccgatccgatcaacCGTTTAGCGGAACACGTTTCTTAACATGTCCGATACGTGCTTGTCCCTTTTTTAATCAcatcatccatcatcgtcCCAGATGAGCCGCACACGCCAGCGTGACCGGCTAGTTCGCGTGACCGGCTCTCCAAGAAGGACGCAACACTTCGCAAcgaaatggagacgcatggtggcCCGTAATCTAGCcattggaaaacgaaaaaaatggttccatttgtttcaaGAATCTTTATACAAATACTATAGTAGCAACTCTTGCAGTCAACCCTCACGATGACGAAGTAGAATGGAATCGTTTTACCTTCAACCGCGATCCACGCGCCACGAGTTACAGAAATTCAATGGAACCTCAGCGCATGTAGCCACACTAACCGGTGCTACGTTGGGTGTTGGTGGAGGCTTTCGGCGTGTACGGCTTAggcaaaattaaaacattgaaATACTGGAAAATCCCAGTCCCACCCGAAAGGTCCGTGCAGGACTCACGAACAAAACCTCGCTTGAACCTGCCGCAAACATAACGAGGCCGGCCGGTAAAAGGGAAAATCAAAAGATTTTCAAAACACCACCAGCATGAACACGTAGCGGAAGCGGCAGGCGGATGGTAAGACGGATAAACCGTGTACAAAGCCCCCGTAAAATCACGCTACCCACGCTTCCCGAGCGAAACGATGCAGCGCTACCAATTTCATCGGACCGGGCCAGCCGGCCTACCTTGGCGCCCGTCGGTCTTCGGGTACTAAGGACTAAgactgccgccggtgctgccATTGCACAACTGAAAGCAGCACAACAACGTTAGTAATAACGGGGACTGCATAGCGCACGAAACAATGGGGCTGTGGCCCAGCCCGTCAGACAGGCCGAGGCTTCCCGAGAGCGCGCGAGCGGGCAAATATTGGCACTAAAATGCACGCTGCGTCCTGCGACGACACAGCGCTCCCGGAGAGGCCGTCCGAGGGGTCTTGGGCGTCCGGAACTGAAGCGATTAAGAAAATACGTGGTGGGGGGGGCGACACAACGtgagccgctgccgccgcttcCGGAGGGATGCTACATTCATGTCGTGGCAGCGCCAGAACCCATTCCGTCGCTCCATTgtaatgataataaaattacagtaaatatttcaatttccttcccAAACCCACCAGAGGCAGATCCCCGGGTCATTGTTGCTGGGTTGCTGGTCCCTGGGTTTTGCAGACCGTGTGCCATTGTTTGCAACGCATTTGTTTCGTCtccagccaccaccatcaccgggctGTGCCGGTGCTTAAGGTGTTGATGTGGGGGCCGTGGGCGGTCTGGTCAGTTATGACATCTATCGGGCGTGTACtttggccatttttgtgttGGCCATTGTTCATCTCTCTCGCCAGATGGTACGATCAGGGGAATGTTCTTGAAACGGTACACAAGCGTAATTGAATGTTTTGCCTAAATGGAAACAATTGCAGGGTTGCAGTTTCTTATAAAACAAGGTTATGTTATGTTTCCGTGTTCAAATTAAAACCCCTGGCAGAAGTAACAGGAGACTgtccgaagcgaagcgacaCATTCCGTGCACCTTgtttgcatacctttaggcgaAATGTggggaaaatgtttcaaacgacctgtgtgggtgtgtgtgcagtggTGCCTACATTCAGGCGTCAATAGTCTGTCGTCTGTCGTCGAATGTCGGGCATTCCACAGAAGCTTCCGATTTGTACCAGATTAACGGGAATAATGGCACAATGCCATCGCTTTTCGATCATATTTTATGCCACATTTTGTGAGCTACGGTGGGAAAAGTTTAGACTTTGCCTCAAGTTCTTACcgtttaaattgtttttcaagattttttttctgcatcCGTCCCAAGCAAGGGGTTAAACCGCTGTaaatggaacgaaaataaTGTAGTGTATTACAAGTCCATTCCATTTGCTTCGTTTATCACTGAGGTGGTACATTTTCTGCCGGTTCCGTCCGAAGAAACCCttggaaacttttccaacatttCGCACGCTTCACTTGCTAGACGCAGTTTAAGTTTTATTAACTTTGCAAAGCTGTTTGCTTCGTTTACCGTCCATTGCACAAACTCCTTCTGCTGCGTGCAATTACTCTATTCATCCATTCAATCCGTAGCAGTCGGTAAGGCGATGTAAACATCGGTATGTCTTCAGCTTCAGGATCCAGGCCAGTCTGTAATCGTTTCAACATATTTCGTTCTGACTCTGACGAACAGAGCACCTGTCCCGATTCCCAACCGAAGCACAACGCAATTAGTCCTTCCATTCTTTACGGTTACAGTAACCCGgaggaacgggaacgggcaccacaaaaacacaaccggTGAAGCAACTCTCCCAACCAAGCTGACCATCTGGAGGTGttccagtgccggtgccgatgagTTTTATGGGACACTTTCCTGGCCGCTCACGGGAAGCCCCGATAATGCCCCCAACGCAAAGCGACCCACAATTGCGCCGCACTTAAAGGAAACTGAAGACAAAATGCACCAAAACCCAACTCGGTGCGTTTGCGACGTGAAAAGTTGTTTTCCACCCCGTCGTCGTTTTGTGGAAGGGCGTCGTGGTGGAAATTCGAAGAAGTTGCCACCAGCGTGGCCGTCGCGAAATGAAATACGACATAATAAGCTACAGCACGGTTACCGTAGCGAGCGTTCCCAGAAAGAACGTCCTGTGTCCGAAAAAACCGCGCGATGGCGTaacgggggaaaaaacggggaCAAATCTTCAGCTTGCGCGACACGTTCGTGGGGATAGTTTTATTTACATtccaaacttttccatttcctccACCGGTCCGATCGCGGTTTCTCCGACACTAAACGTGAGCCGGCGTGGGGACAACTTTCGGTTCCACGGTTCTGTTTCTGGTCGGTGGATTCGCTGCTTTCTTTGGGGGCTTAATGAGAAATGATacttttcgcttttcactcgctcgcttgctGGGTGCCTTCGCGGAAAAGTATCAAAGTACAATTTTCCACCTGCACGCGGCActtcaccggaccggacacctCAACCCCAGCCCCGGGAGCGAAtctttatttcatttcgcgCCCATTGAAACAAATCAACGAAGGGACGGCAttaaagagagagaaagcgacaGATaatgagagtgagagagagaatcgGAAGGCAACGAAAGAAAGGCCATTTTCAACGCGCGCCAACGAAAAAGCAAATCAAACTCACCGCAAGAGACGGGCACCTCTGGCAGACTgatcaccgccaccaccacagaaGCGGTCCTCGGGATCCTTATCCCAGCGCGCATTCACCGGCTAGAGTGCGGCCGAGCGCGAAGGGCGGAAAATAGTCACAcgggtggcgggcgggcggtgggccacgcgaaagttttccaataaattttgtttttaattaattttaaattcagTGGTAATTTTTGTGGCATTAATTTTACTGATTTTCGCAGATGCGCTCCCGCCGAGCCAGGCTTCTGGGAAGTTCTGGGCATGGCCGCTAATTTGGAGCCGCTGCTTGCCGGCGTGGAAGAACCCCGGAACGCGTGTGGTGTCGGGAGCAAACCGCAAAGTGATGGGcggccccccccgggggcggcggaatcgattttccggcCAGCGGCTATTATGGACCGCGCCGCACGATGGTGGGCGACTTTTGTGATAAAGATTGCGCGTCCGGGGCCAACGAACCGTAATGGCCGTGTCAGCCGGAAAGTGGTTCCGGCTCCCACAAATTCGACCCACACTATTCGGCGGTTGTTTTGCTTCTTATTCGCCGCGCCGACCATAATCGGAGGACACAAAACCTGGATCCTGGAAAACCGCGTGGGGAAGGCGGTGAACAAAACCGCGCCGCGTGTAATAATGAGCCATGTTCCTCCATGGTACAAGGCGGTGGAAAAGAAGCTCCGGCCAAAAAACAATGTAACACTCAACCTGTGCGGCCAATGGGGGAAACGCGAGCCGGAAGTGGAACGGAGGCCGTCCCGTTACGTTAACTTCAATTTCATGATATCATTAAACTCGTGTTTTCACGCCGCCACCAAgtcgcgctcgctcgctaaaGCTAAAATTAACGATGAGGTCCTTCGCCGGGTCCGCCGAATGGAATGTTGGATGGCGAGGCCTCCCTTAAAGGTCGGCCTCGGCGGAGGAAAGCATGAAAACTGTACAAATAAGCATAAGCTGGCGCAGGTTTCCGTAAAGGAACCTTttattttttccgcttccccGACAATGTCCCCGAAACGAGTTCATTTGACGCGTAATTTCAATTTGTTGCGCGTTGTGTTGCGCACCAAATGCGCCCGAAGCGACGAAAAGAATCCTCGCCGGACCTTGAGGTGGCGATGAAGGATGATGGTTTCCGGTTGGCGAACATTTGTCTTCGGTTTTGCTGTTGCCCCTGATTCTGTGGAGCGAATAGCTTTTTCGACAGCGAGTTTGGTCCCGATGAGTAAATGGGCCCAAACACGGTTCAAAAGATTTGACTGAGAGCTCGATGAGGGCCCACACGCATTAGAAAGAACAGCATAGACGTCCTTTATTATGAGTGAATTGCTTTGGCTTAGGTTTACTTTTGGAAGAgttaaaaacaaacgaaatttatgaacgagTCTTGAAAGTgaataaggactcttcgcctttaattagtACAGCAAAAGGATGGATTGCAGAAGTTAGACTTGGTCATACAAACCTTaaaaacgatccacgtcaaggacgtccaaacACAGCAACAAAAGGTTAAAGAGTAGTGTAAACCTTGTTCTTATGCTCCAAAACTAGTTCGCGTCCAGAAATCGGCCGAGAAGgtgttggcatcagttttttgggatgcgaaaggaattttgtttttggtaaaataataaattctgaatattattgtaaacttttagaccaactgaagaaaaaaattagtGAAAAAAGATCAGTGGCAAAAATTCATGAAACAAACCGTATTTACCAGCcttggcccctagcgacttccatctgtttccaaacCTTAAAAAATTCATGCGGGGAAAGCTTTAAATGATGAGCTCATACTAGATGCTGAAGCGTATTTTGTAGTCCTCCTAGATTCTCCTCTCCAGGCATGGAATTCACAAATTATAATCTTGTTGGCgcaagtgtattgatgttcaggaagactAATCTGAGTCTATTTCGAACCATTAAATTGTGCTTTTCGtatcgaagctcaaaacttattgaacaccctgGTATTGTGACAGGCCCACTAGTTCATTGTAACCTCGTAATTGAGTTGTGTAACCTGATATTTTATTGAGTAAACGAGCACTAGGCAGAAGAGCACGTGTTGTCTGCCGATATTCGCCGAATCGACTGACAGACCGACTGTCAAAACCATTGCTGTCACCGTTGGAAGGCCATGCCATCCGCAGATGATGTAACGTTCGACCGGTGATGCCTATAActgagcaaatatttgccgGAATGCCACCCTTTTTGTTACATTTACCCGCTTGTTAGCCCCCAACTCAGAGTGACAAATTGTTATCTatttttaaaagcaaacactAATTCTCGAACGCAGATGAACCTCCGATCGCTATTCCTTCGCCGCCGTGTTACATGTGTTGGAATCCAAAAAAAGTCTTCCGCCGCAGGGCAATCCTTTTCTGCGACAAGCGCTCTATCGTGTTCCGCAAATGCCGGAGCCCTACGCGAACGCAAGAAGAGCACCGATTGCCGGTGGCGCGTTTAGTCGCTCGAGTGCTGTGAGTTGAGGGCAATCGgttttttgcctttctttATCATCATGGCCCCACTTTATGACACCATCCACAACCTGGTGGCTAAGCATCACTGGACCGTGCGCTGACGTTGGCGCTAAACAGAAGCGACAGCGGTAAACAATCCGTGGAAACACTGCACTGCACAaagacacggacacggcaatgcagcagccaccgccagcgtcTTGAGAATTGTGTGGTCGCCGACACGGAAAAAAACAATGGCGAACCATGACACATTCCGTTTGTCACCCAGGCGCCTTAAGACTGTCATATTGGAGAGGATATTAAATCGCTCTTGACTTGGGCCACTGGGCCTGGGGCCGGGTTGCAACTTCCGGTGCAATTATAGCCcgcggcggaagcggaaataaGGCACCAGCTGCTGCAGGCGCCAGCTTTGATTGCTATCTTCGGGcatcgttttttgttttcggtccaTTCAACATTTCTCAACAAGCTGAAGCTGACACATTTTGTCGTTTCTTATCAGGAACTAATGCTTTAATCATGATTCTGACAAAGGAAGGGCAAAGAATTCTACAAGGCGCATTCGGTTTAAATGTTTACTCTTTATTTGTCTTATGATGTCTTCTTTCGTCTTAGCATACGTACGCAATCTTAAATAATTACAGTTCGGTGTAAAGTGTAACTGATCGTACGGAAGGCGTGTATGAGAAACTGAGAAAATGTCGGATAAAATTTAGCGAAAGTCACCGAAGGGCGGCGAATCGGAACCAGAAACACTCACTCAACGTGTCCGCTCGACGAGGCCGCAAAAttgtttgataaattaaaaacggTCTCCTTCGGACTGCGGGCGTTCGTTAGTTACACGCACTAAACAGTTACAGCAAACACagtttttccggtttccgatTTGCTTCGGCggtgttttttctctctctctcgcgcgcgcccggaaaAGTTCTCGGAAAATGGGACGaccggtgtttgttttgctgtcgCATTCCGCCGAAGCATTCGTGGGCGTTGGCGGCCTGTTTGTGGCAGAGTTTTCACTTGTCGAAATGGCGAAAGCTCCGCGAACGTGTCGGCAGTTGAGAACGGGACaggaacggaagcggaagtgtGGCGTGTGCAGCAAGGACGGTGCTGTGGGTGCACTGGTCGAGAAAGTTCCGGCCGCGTGTTGTTGGACAACTCTCGAGCCGGCCGCTGACGTCCGGGCGGCGGCACATGTGTGGCGGCGGGAATGGGAGAGTGCGGAGGTTCGGGTTTAGTTCTTGTTCCGTCCGCCAGAGTGTAGCTTTCCGCCCTGCTGTCCACCGGACCCGGCGCCGCTCAACGAGTGGTGGATGGCGTTGGGATTGCCCtgaaatggaaagaaacgATGGATGAAACGATGAGAAAGAAACGGCCGAAAGACTTCgaggaggagaaggaaaacGTGGCGCAGAGCGGAAGTTCGCTTCCCATTTGCTGCACTAATTCCAAATCAACAATGTCAACCACACACCGAGAAGCGATACATTTTTACGGCACCTCGCGTAGCGTAGACGTACCTTGCCCTGCACCGACTGCTCCTGATCGTACTCAGACGGGGCGGGCGTGGTAGGGATGTCAcagtcgtcggtcggtggcaccACACAGCGCAGACTGCGCCGGTCGAAGACCAGCATGGCCGGACAGCGCTGGAGCCGCGGGTAGCCTCCCTGGCACTGCCAGTAGCGGTTGCACGATTTGCCCAACGGCACGTTACCGTTCGCATCGTCATTGCAGAGTGCTGTCAGAAAAAAGAGGGAAGAAGAATGAGGGGGATTGAAAATGGAGGCTTAGAAGACACTGTCGTAGTAGCCAGTGGATTGTCATTTGCAATGTGGAACACACTTAGATGGGTTGGTTGGAATGAATCCTTCTACAACGCAAATCACTTTTCGTAGCTTTCTGACTGACAGCACTGACAGCTGGCTAACGCAAACGATTCTTTAGCCAATGTTATCCAAGTAACGCATGACGCGATCCAGTGTGTGGGCCATTAAGTAACGTTAGTGCTGCACCTTTAATAATTCCACATATACAGTAGACAGCAAAAAGATGTTTGGCTACTCAACATTTGAACattatgtgtgaaaaaagcGTATATCTTCtttttgaataattatttttgaGTCGCTGAATGTTAATTGGGGGTTCTAAGGGCAAAATTATTACGATCAAACCCGGCCATTTGGGGCCATAGGTGAGTTTGAGCACCGCGAAAACAAGTTGGATTTcagttggaagcttgaaatTTTCGGTTCTCTAATCAAtgtccttcgttttgcttgaTAATAAAGAAAGTAAAGTAGATGTGGTTGTTTATGAgtaataaaaacattttcatttttaaaatgcaaaattaaggctgagaaacgcatggtgaagaattcacaacaCATTTTGCTGTTTGTCAGCTTGTAAGATAGCAAAAATCTTGAAACATTGTAAACTAACCAATGAAGAACGTCAAATGGTCTTTAATATGAACGTGACGCAGCAATCGGTAAAATAATCATaggttatgaaaatgaaggtcacgttcatcatattaaagctCCTCGTGGGCGCtagaaatcaacaccaacgAGTTCAAAACGTAGAGTGAATATTTCCTCCAAAAATCCTTTTCAATCCGTCTAAACTATTTGACAAAACCTAAAATCACAGGGCAAAGAGCACAATGCTATGCCCTTTTATTGCAGCTTATTCATTGCTCCGATATTACACaatcattattttcaaatttcaaaaaatttcTTTAATTACGAACGTGTTTTGTTATTTGGCTGTTAATCTTATTAATTTTCAACCCACTCGGGGACGAGGGCCAAAATATGGACAGCCATCGCCAGGCAATAATGTTGGTGGTTCGGAAGCGTTTGGTTACATCCGTTAATCACCTAATCCCGCAAAAAATGTAGGAGAACTCTACGTAATCTAGCTGTTGCTCGAATCCATAAACAACCCGCTAAGCATAATGGCAAACCTATCCTAAAGCAGCTAACAAGTATCGCGCAAACAAATCCTATTAATACTTAGTGCTCTCGGATGCTGTGCTGGACATTTTCCTTCTTCCGCTTCgaatcacaaaaaaaaagtgttccATTTGTTCCCCTCTAACAACGAACGAGAGCACAGCAACAAATTAATGATAAACGAGTTCCTTCCTCCTAACGGTCACAATCGGAAACAGGAAACACCTAACCTCGCTTCCGGCTGCTGCCAATCGAGAGCGTGTTgcgggtttttatttgttacttaattgaattattctcagccccgcgcgcgtgtgtgtgtgtttgggtccCTTAACCGGGTAAGCGCTTAACCGATTTTTCCCCCGGACCGACTTACGGTGCTTCTGGCATCCGTCAACGTTTTCCGGCCAATCGCAGCTGTGCGCGTTCTCGTTGTACAGCAGTCCGCCGATGCAGAGCTGCTCGGTGGCGGTCCCATTCCAGCAGGTCCAGTACCGAGTGCAGGACGTCTCGTGCCCGAAGATGCCGTACAGCCAGTCGCAGTGCTCGGTCGAGATCGGACCGTCTAGCGGGgtgggaaaggaaaacaagaaaTTAGAATTAAGCAAACGCTGGCACGCTGCGAAGGACTGCCGGCCCCATTTCCGGTTGCCGACCACCGAAACCCGGAAACGGTTGAACTTTCCTCCGGCCATTAGAGCTTTTTCCGGTTTGCGAAACCAAAAACCCAGTCCCACTCATTTCAACTCGAGTCCGGCCCGCTGGGAGCGCACCCCCGGGGAGGGTGTCCTGCGTCAAGAAGGACTTCAAGGATGAACAAACTTCAGCAGCGGCGATACTGCAACACAATTGCACAATGAACCGGTTTCAAACCCGCTTGCAGCCGCGAGTCCACGAGGCGAACCTCGGGACTCCATTCACTCCTGCACATGGCGCCCATTAAAGCTCATTGTTATGGCCCCGCGAAAGAGTTTGTTGATGAGCGAGACAGGCAGAGGCAGAAGCATGCGATCGTGAACGAGGACGACGGGAGCATCAaaccaacccgacccgactcgaTTGAGTTTGCCGACTAAACCGTGGCCGTTATGGCCCGCCGAAGCCCGTGAAACTTCGCCCGGGAAACCCGGACGGGTGGGATGCAGTTCGCTAATTTGACAAGAATCGTCCACGGGCTACGGGTCAGTCGCAGGGCGATCTACCCCGTTGACCGTGCACCTCGGTCCGAGCCGGGTCCGCGGGTTGCAACCTGAGAAATGGGTTAATTTGCTGAAAATACACTCGAAAACTTTGTTGCATTTCGGTTCACCGGCGCTCACCCGATGGCACCCGAGggctgctgatgctgaagGACCCCATAAATAAAGGTCGCGTTTGAACGGGTACTTCAAAAGAATCGTGGATCGTGCAAAGGAGCGTGGTTTCGGAGCGCACCAAATTGGGCAACAAGCACACAACAACGACCCCACGCTAGGGGGGTACAAATGTTGGGAAACTTTTGACAAATGGTAATTAATTAGTTTAAAACATGGCTAGTGTCCGTCGACGATAATAATGCGAAGCGATTAGCTGGAGGgacaaacggaaaacgagGCACTATCTTTGGAAGCTCTTAGCTCAATCTCATCGATCGTTTGTCGAAGAATAGCTAAATAAGTTGTCTTGCACTTTAACGGCACGTTTTCGGGCTCGCCAATAAAATATCTCCATAAATTAAAGGAAAACACCAGCTAAATT
It includes:
- the LOC128275153 gene encoding protein obstructor-E-like, yielding MVNIAVTGNRLRLVKVILSTLSLGLVSGQRQDQEDPCKTKSKVVSDVTYCDRYWECINNQPELYDCPNGLVFAGKHRGVTEGCDYPWRSDYCEGKQLANGPISTEHCDWLYGIFGHETSCTRYWTCWNGTATEQLCIGGLLYNENAHSCDWPENVDGCQKHPLCNDDANGNVPLGKSCNRYWQCQGGYPRLQRCPAMLVFDRRSLRCVVPPTDDCDIPTTPAPSEYDQEQSVQGKGNPNAIHHSLSGAGSGGQQGGKLHSGGRNKN